A genomic window from Struthio camelus isolate bStrCam1 chromosome 2, bStrCam1.hap1, whole genome shotgun sequence includes:
- the LOC104153551 gene encoding fatty acid-binding protein 5, whose translation MAIDAFLGKWCLVSSEGFEEYMKELGVGMAMRKMGSMAKPDVYIVKDGDTITVKTESTFKTSQFSFKLGEKFEENTLDGRKTQTLVNLKDDGSLIQEQEWDGKKTIITRKLVDGQLVVECDMNGVKCVRVYQKA comes from the exons atggCCATCGACGCGTTTTTAGGCAAATGGTGCCTCGTCTCTAGCGAGGGCTTTGAGGAATATATGAAAGAGCTGG GTGTGGGTATGGCCATGAGAAAAATGGGAAGTATGGCTAAACCGGATGTTTACATTGTTAAGGACGGAGATACAATCACCGTAAAAACAGAAAGCACCTTCAAAACTTCACAGTTCAGCTTCAAGCTTGGTgagaaatttgaagaaaatacaTTAGATGGCAGAAAAACTCAG ACCCTTGTCAACTTAAAAGATGATGGATCATTGATTCAGGAACAGGAGTGGGATGGCAAGAAGACCATAATAACGCGGAAACTAGTGGATGGACAATTGGTGGTG GAGTGTGACATGAACGGTGTTAAGTGTGTTAGAGTCTACCAGAAGGCATGA